One segment of Cynocephalus volans isolate mCynVol1 chromosome 8, mCynVol1.pri, whole genome shotgun sequence DNA contains the following:
- the TCEA3 gene encoding transcription elongation factor A protein 3 isoform X2, translating to MSIQLLQTTRIGVAVNGVRKHCSDKEVVSLAKVLIKNWKRLLDSPGPPRGEKGEEREKAKKKEKGLDCSYWKSGEGLSPPRKKRGEDSKNRRDSMDSKSSATSSPKRPSMERSNSSKSKVETPKTPSSPLTPTFAPSICLLAPCYLTGDSVRDKCVEMLSAALKADDDYKDYGVDCDKMASEIEDHIYQELKSTDMKYRNRVRSRISNLKDPRNPGLRRNVLSGAISAGLIAKMTAEEMASDELRELRNAMTQEAIREHQMAKTGGTTTDLFQCSKCKKKNCTYNQVQTRSADEPMTTFVLCNECGNRWKFC from the exons ATGTCCATCCAGCTCCTGCAG ACCACCAGGATTGGAGTTGCTGTTAATGGGGTCCGAAAGCACTGCTCAGACAAGGAGGTGGTGTCCTTGGCCAAAGTCCTCATCAAAAACTGGAAACGGCTGCTGG ACTCCCCTGGACCGcccagaggagaaaaaggagaggaaagagaaaaagcaaagaagaaggaaaaaggactTGACTGTTCATATTGGAAGTCAGGAGAAGGCCTTTCGCCACCAAGGAAAAAACGAGGAGAAGACTCCAAAAACAG gagAGACTCTATGGACTCAAAGTCTTCTGCAACCTCCTCTCCAAAAAGGCCATCGATGGAAAG ATCAAACAGCAGCAAATCGAAAGTGGAGACCCCCAAGACCCCCAGCAGCCCCTTGACCCCCACGTTTGCCCCCTCTATCTGCCTCCTGGCTCCCTGCTATCTCACAGGGGACTCTGTCCGGGACAAGTGTGTGGAGATGCTGTCAGCGGCCCTGAAGGCAGACG ACGATTACAAGGACTATGGAGTTGACTGTGACAAGATGGCATCAGAAATCGAAGATCATATC TACCAGGAGCTCAAGAGCACGGACATGAAGTACCGGAACCGCGTGCGCAGCCGGATCAGCAACCTCAAGGACCCCAGGAACCCTGGCCTGAGGCGGAACGTACTCAGCGGAGCCATCTCAGCAGGGCTCATTGCCAAGATGACAGCAGAG GAAATGGCCAGTGATGAGCTGAGGGAGTTGAGGAATGCCATGACCCAGGAGGCCATCCGTGAGCACCAGATGGCCAAGACTGGTGGCACCACCACTGACCTCTTCCAGTGCAGCAAATGCAAGAAAAAGAACTGCACCTATAACCAG gtgcAGACACGCAGCGCTGATGAACCCATGACCACCTTTGTTTTATGCAATGAATGTGGCAATCGCTGGAAG TTCTGCTGA
- the TCEA3 gene encoding transcription elongation factor A protein 3 isoform X1, giving the protein MGQEEELLRIAKKLEKMVARKHTEGALDLLKKLNSCQMSIQLLQTTRIGVAVNGVRKHCSDKEVVSLAKVLIKNWKRLLDSPGPPRGEKGEEREKAKKKEKGLDCSYWKSGEGLSPPRKKRGEDSKNRRDSMDSKSSATSSPKRPSMERSNSSKSKVETPKTPSSPLTPTFAPSICLLAPCYLTGDSVRDKCVEMLSAALKADDDYKDYGVDCDKMASEIEDHIYQELKSTDMKYRNRVRSRISNLKDPRNPGLRRNVLSGAISAGLIAKMTAEEMASDELRELRNAMTQEAIREHQMAKTGGTTTDLFQCSKCKKKNCTYNQVQTRSADEPMTTFVLCNECGNRWKFC; this is encoded by the exons ATGGGCCAGGAAGAAGAGCTGCTGAGGATCGCCAAAAAGCTGGAGAAGATGGTAGCCAGGAAGCACACG GAAGGGGCCCTGGACCTGCTGAAGAAGTTGAACAGCTGTCAGATGTCCATCCAGCTCCTGCAG ACCACCAGGATTGGAGTTGCTGTTAATGGGGTCCGAAAGCACTGCTCAGACAAGGAGGTGGTGTCCTTGGCCAAAGTCCTCATCAAAAACTGGAAACGGCTGCTGG ACTCCCCTGGACCGcccagaggagaaaaaggagaggaaagagaaaaagcaaagaagaaggaaaaaggactTGACTGTTCATATTGGAAGTCAGGAGAAGGCCTTTCGCCACCAAGGAAAAAACGAGGAGAAGACTCCAAAAACAG gagAGACTCTATGGACTCAAAGTCTTCTGCAACCTCCTCTCCAAAAAGGCCATCGATGGAAAG ATCAAACAGCAGCAAATCGAAAGTGGAGACCCCCAAGACCCCCAGCAGCCCCTTGACCCCCACGTTTGCCCCCTCTATCTGCCTCCTGGCTCCCTGCTATCTCACAGGGGACTCTGTCCGGGACAAGTGTGTGGAGATGCTGTCAGCGGCCCTGAAGGCAGACG ACGATTACAAGGACTATGGAGTTGACTGTGACAAGATGGCATCAGAAATCGAAGATCATATC TACCAGGAGCTCAAGAGCACGGACATGAAGTACCGGAACCGCGTGCGCAGCCGGATCAGCAACCTCAAGGACCCCAGGAACCCTGGCCTGAGGCGGAACGTACTCAGCGGAGCCATCTCAGCAGGGCTCATTGCCAAGATGACAGCAGAG GAAATGGCCAGTGATGAGCTGAGGGAGTTGAGGAATGCCATGACCCAGGAGGCCATCCGTGAGCACCAGATGGCCAAGACTGGTGGCACCACCACTGACCTCTTCCAGTGCAGCAAATGCAAGAAAAAGAACTGCACCTATAACCAG gtgcAGACACGCAGCGCTGATGAACCCATGACCACCTTTGTTTTATGCAATGAATGTGGCAATCGCTGGAAG TTCTGCTGA